The genomic window GAGCGCGTGGATCGCCGCCGTGCCGGTGCTCGGCCTCACTCTGGCGGCCAATCGCGGATATCACATGGTCCTGCAGGATATCATCCGCTTTCCGATTCACTATGTCGGCATGGTGGATGCCAGCCCTCATTTGTGGGTTCGCTGGCTGCTGGTTGTTTGCGTTCAGCCGGCGATCGTGGAGGAGCTGTTTTTTCGCGGGCTGGCGTTTCGGGTGCTGCTGCCGCACCTTTCCGGCGGCGGCACCGTAATGATCACCGCTATAGCGTTCGGGCTGGCACATATTCACGCGCCGTTGAGTGTTCCGATCCTCGTTGGGTTAGGTGTTGTCAACGGCTGCGCGGCATTGATGACCGGCCGTCTCTGGCTGCCGATCCTGTTGCACTTTGCGCATAACCTGGCCGTCACCCTGTTGGGCTGGTACTTATGAGCGCCGGCGTCGGCGACATGGTGTTCGAATCGGAGCGCCCCTTTCCCACGGCCGCGGTCGTTTGGGCCGGCAGCGCGCTCGTGATGCTGTGGTTGGCGTTTCAGACCGGCGCTTACGGGTGGGCTCTCCCCGCGGTGTTCGCCGGCGCAATTGCGATTCTGCAGTTCCGCGAGCTACCGCGGATCGCCCGCATCAGCCTGCGCGATGATTCCGTCGTGATCGAGCCAGCCGGCAATCGTATCGCGCTGGCTTCGATCGAATCGCTAACGCTCGCGAGCGCCCCGCAAGCTCCCGACAGCATTCGAGTCCAGGGGCCGATTGTGATCATGCATGCGGCCGGCATCACGGAGCTTCCCGGCTCGCTGGAGCCGCCTCCGGCCGACCTCTATAAGGCAATTCTGACCCGATTAAGCACCAGCGGCCGCCGCAATGCAAACGCCAGCCTTTCCAAGCAATGGCAGCTCCAGGAGCAGAAGTTCGGCCCCGACCGTGTGTGGACCTACTTTGCCCGGCAGTACCTTGGCCGGCGCTCGAGGCGCCCTCGTGTTGCTGCCCTGGCAATCGCGCTGTTGGCGACCGGCGGAATTGCGTTGGCCAGCCTGATGCTGCCAGACAGCCG from Pirellulales bacterium includes these protein-coding regions:
- a CDS encoding CPBP family intramembrane glutamic endopeptidase, whose product is MFVAYGLMLLVSVVHGMISGPGNIFIPDASVSPEAACWRMAACEAIDTAIVLGCWWYIGRLPVLPRPSRASRMSAWIAAVPVLGLTLAANRGYHMVLQDIIRFPIHYVGMVDASPHLWVRWLLVVCVQPAIVEELFFRGLAFRVLLPHLSGGGTVMITAIAFGLAHIHAPLSVPILVGLGVVNGCAALMTGRLWLPILLHFAHNLAVTLLGWYL